In one window of Gorilla gorilla gorilla isolate KB3781 chromosome 2, NHGRI_mGorGor1-v2.1_pri, whole genome shotgun sequence DNA:
- the PP2D1 gene encoding protein phosphatase 2C-like domain-containing protein 1 isoform X2, whose product MKTSTFDSDEDILLLPKRKRFRKKKSRPARHTKRHEEEQVYEQGTTLPCSICKHEIDLTGIFLHKKQHVALATLGFQWMGRKKPQPSVIAVQRQFMISKLLSSFMFTEKTLQSINNAFELLWKKQIPAYYKIFDNIDRSVIYSQKICHLLIKGVGICEDRNSTWKADMNDKFTVVSNFGNKPNVCFFGLFDGHHGASAAELTSMELPVLLLHQLSKFDPSYQMTTDEQQIINSFYTVFREEYTAIEDLFSAINKTEAVRCNVQAVLCRNGKGFCLTKEHTTRNTNERRRILQNGAVISSNEPYGLVEGQVKTTRGLGFHGNLKLKKSIIPAPQTISVPIDDLCQFLILATNGLWEVLDKEEVTALAMTTFHMYKETYCPIIPNKSPSKGPLLFSTSEPNLTKSQSNIHVLFQYKSVSEVCVSTTNSKENLSDSNYSKYCIYNPENVETFPAETTHRKPCSEKVTDRPTSVNDVATNEKESDTKSFYEGAAEYVSHELVNAALLAGSRDNITVMVIFLNGSEYQLLT is encoded by the exons ATGAAAACATCAACATTTGATTCAGATGAGGATATTCTACTTTTACCCAAAAGAAAAcgttttagaaagaaaaagtcaaGACCAGCAAGACACACCAAACGCCATGAAGAGGAGCAGGTCTATGAGCAAGGGACCACATTACCCTGTTCCATATGCAAGCACGAAATTGACCTAACTGGTATTTTTCTCCATAAGAAGCAACATGTAGCTCTGGCCACGCTGGGTTTCCAATGGATGGGTAGAAAGAAACCACAGCCCTCAGTGATTGCTGTTCAGAGACAGTTCATGATTTCTAAACTATTGTCATCTTTTATGTTCACTGAAAAAACCCTACAGAGCATTAATAATGCTTTTGAGCTGCTTTGGAAAAAACAAATACCAGCATACTATAAGATTTTTGATAACATTGACAGGAGTGTCATATATTCTCAAAAAATATGTCATCTGTTAATTAAAGGAGTGGGCATTTGTGAAGACAGGAATTCTACATGGAAAGCTGACATGAATGATAAATTCACTGTAGTGAGTAATTTTGGTAATAAACctaatgtgtgtttttttggtttgtttgatgGACATCACGGTGCCTCAGCGGCAGAGTTGACATCAATGGAACTCCCAGTTTTACTTCTCCATCAGCTTTCCAAATTTGATCCTTCTTACCAAATGACAACTGATGAGCAACAAATAATCAATTCCTTTTACACTGTGTTTAGAGAAGAATACACAGCAATAGAAGACCTCTTTTCTGCcataaacaaaacagaagcagTGAGGT gTAATGTGCAAGCAGTCTTATGCAGAAATGGGAAAGGTTTTTGCCTAACCAAAGAACATACTACACgaaacacaaatgaaagaagAAGAATACTTCAGAATGGAGCAGTCATTAGTTCAAACGAACCATACGGGCTTGTAGAGGGGCAAGTAAAAACTACACGAGGACTTGGATTTCATGGAAATCTCAAGCTGAAAAAATCCATTATCCCAGCACCTCAAACTATTTCTGTCCCTATAGATGACCTATGTCAATTCCTTATTTTAGCTACTAATGGACTTTGGGAAGTTTTGGATAAAGAGGAAGTTACTGCCCTGGCAATGACAACATTTCACATGTATAAAGAAACATACTGTCCTATCATACCTAACAAATCACCATCCAAAGGGCCTCTGCTTTTTTCAACCAGTGAACCAAACCTTACTAAATCACAGAGTAATATCCACGTATTGTTTCAGTATAAATCTGTATCTGAAGTATGTGTGTCAACTACAAATTCCAAAGAAAATTTATCCGATTCAAACTATTCTAAATACTGTATTTATAACCCTGAGAATGTAGAAACATTTCCAGCAGAAACGACTCATCGTAAACCTTGCAGTGAAAAAGTAACTGACAGACCAACTAGTGTAAATGATGTGGCAACAAACGAAAAAGAATCAGACACTAAGAGTTTCTATGAAGGCGCAGCTGAGTATGTTAGCCATGAACTTGTAAATGCTGCTTTACTGGCTGGCTCCAGAGACAACATTACAGTTATGGTAATATTTCTCAATGGAAGTGAGTATCAGCTTCtgacataa
- the PP2D1 gene encoding protein phosphatase 2C-like domain-containing protein 1 isoform X1 — translation MKTSTFDSDEDILLLPKRKRFRKKKSRPARHTKRHEEEQVYEQGTTLPCSICKHEIDLTGIFLHKKQHVALATLGFQWMGRKKPQPSVIAVQRQFMISKLLSSFMFTEKTLQSINNAFELLWKKQIPAYYKIFDNIDRSVIYSQKICHLLIKGVGICEDRNSTWKADMNDKFTVVSNFGNKPNVCFFGLFDGHHGASAAELTSMELPVLLLHQLSKFDPSYQMTTDEQQIINSFYTVFREEYTAIEDLFSAINKTEAVRCEYEDTHKAFAKAFWRMDRLLGLGRKEVSRVQWSGCSAVTCILEGKPKSPYAHKNWKRKNTHDGLAESSPSQAMPKIISGILHVANTGNVQAVLCRNGKGFCLTKEHTTRNTNERRRILQNGAVISSNEPYGLVEGQVKTTRGLGFHGNLKLKKSIIPAPQTISVPIDDLCQFLILATNGLWEVLDKEEVTALAMTTFHMYKETYCPIIPNKSPSKGPLLFSTSEPNLTKSQSNIHVLFQYKSVSEVCVSTTNSKENLSDSNYSKYCIYNPENVETFPAETTHRKPCSEKVTDRPTSVNDVATNEKESDTKSFYEGAAEYVSHELVNAALLAGSRDNITVMVIFLNGSEYQLLT, via the exons ATGAAAACATCAACATTTGATTCAGATGAGGATATTCTACTTTTACCCAAAAGAAAAcgttttagaaagaaaaagtcaaGACCAGCAAGACACACCAAACGCCATGAAGAGGAGCAGGTCTATGAGCAAGGGACCACATTACCCTGTTCCATATGCAAGCACGAAATTGACCTAACTGGTATTTTTCTCCATAAGAAGCAACATGTAGCTCTGGCCACGCTGGGTTTCCAATGGATGGGTAGAAAGAAACCACAGCCCTCAGTGATTGCTGTTCAGAGACAGTTCATGATTTCTAAACTATTGTCATCTTTTATGTTCACTGAAAAAACCCTACAGAGCATTAATAATGCTTTTGAGCTGCTTTGGAAAAAACAAATACCAGCATACTATAAGATTTTTGATAACATTGACAGGAGTGTCATATATTCTCAAAAAATATGTCATCTGTTAATTAAAGGAGTGGGCATTTGTGAAGACAGGAATTCTACATGGAAAGCTGACATGAATGATAAATTCACTGTAGTGAGTAATTTTGGTAATAAACctaatgtgtgtttttttggtttgtttgatgGACATCACGGTGCCTCAGCGGCAGAGTTGACATCAATGGAACTCCCAGTTTTACTTCTCCATCAGCTTTCCAAATTTGATCCTTCTTACCAAATGACAACTGATGAGCAACAAATAATCAATTCCTTTTACACTGTGTTTAGAGAAGAATACACAGCAATAGAAGACCTCTTTTCTGCcataaacaaaacagaagcagTGAGGTGTGAGTATGAGGACACACACAAAGCCTTTGCAAAAGCATTTTGGAGAATGGATAGGCTTTTAGGTCTTGGAAGAAAAGAAGTGTCCAGGGTTCAATGGAGTGGCTGCTCTGCAGTTACTTGTATATTGGAAGGCAAACCTAAAAGTCCTTATGCTCATaagaattggaaaagaaaaaatacccatGATGGGTTGGCAGAGAGCTCCCCTTCCCAGGCGATGCCAAAAATAATTTCTGGAATATTACATGTTGCAAACACTG gTAATGTGCAAGCAGTCTTATGCAGAAATGGGAAAGGTTTTTGCCTAACCAAAGAACATACTACACgaaacacaaatgaaagaagAAGAATACTTCAGAATGGAGCAGTCATTAGTTCAAACGAACCATACGGGCTTGTAGAGGGGCAAGTAAAAACTACACGAGGACTTGGATTTCATGGAAATCTCAAGCTGAAAAAATCCATTATCCCAGCACCTCAAACTATTTCTGTCCCTATAGATGACCTATGTCAATTCCTTATTTTAGCTACTAATGGACTTTGGGAAGTTTTGGATAAAGAGGAAGTTACTGCCCTGGCAATGACAACATTTCACATGTATAAAGAAACATACTGTCCTATCATACCTAACAAATCACCATCCAAAGGGCCTCTGCTTTTTTCAACCAGTGAACCAAACCTTACTAAATCACAGAGTAATATCCACGTATTGTTTCAGTATAAATCTGTATCTGAAGTATGTGTGTCAACTACAAATTCCAAAGAAAATTTATCCGATTCAAACTATTCTAAATACTGTATTTATAACCCTGAGAATGTAGAAACATTTCCAGCAGAAACGACTCATCGTAAACCTTGCAGTGAAAAAGTAACTGACAGACCAACTAGTGTAAATGATGTGGCAACAAACGAAAAAGAATCAGACACTAAGAGTTTCTATGAAGGCGCAGCTGAGTATGTTAGCCATGAACTTGTAAATGCTGCTTTACTGGCTGGCTCCAGAGACAACATTACAGTTATGGTAATATTTCTCAATGGAAGTGAGTATCAGCTTCtgacataa